The genomic stretch TTCGAGGAGGTCCGCGCTCTCCTGCTCGAAGACGAGTCCCCGGGTCACTATGTCGGGGCCGTAGATGACGTCGCCGGTCTTTTCGTTTATGGCCGTCACGACCAGCACCATGCCGTCCTGGGAGAGGTGCATCCTGTCGCGCAGGACCATGTCCCCCACGTCGCCCACGCCCTTGCCGTCGACGAAGACCTTGCCCGAGTCGACCTTCCCGGCGATCCTGACCCCCTCTTCGCTCACCTCGATGACGTCGCCGTCTTCGGCGAGGAGGATGTTCTCCTTCGGGATGCCCACTTCGGCCGCCAGCCGGCAGTGGCGCACCAGATGGCGGTACTCGCCGTGGATGGGCACGAAGTGCTCGGGCTTTACGAGGTTCATCATGATCTTGAGCTCCTCCTGGCTCGCGTGTCCAGAGACGTGTATCTCCGAGACCTTCTCGTAGATTACGTCGGCGCCGCGGCGGAAGAGGTGGTTCATCATGTTGGTTATGGCCTTTTCGTGGCCGGGGATGAACTTGGACGAGAGGATGACCGTGTCGCCCTCGCGTATCTTCAGTTGCTTGTGGTTGTTCATGGCCATGCGGGTGAGCGCGCTCATGGGCTCGCCCTGGCTTCCGGTCATGAGCAGCACCACGCGCTGGGGCGGCAGCGTGTCTATCTCCTTCAGGTCCACGATGAGTCCTTCCGGGGCCTTGAGGTAGCCGAGCGTGCGGGCTATGCGCACGTTGGCCACCATGCTGCGGCCGCTGAGCGCCACCTTGCGGCCGAACTTCTGGGCCGTGTCGAGCACCTGCTGGACGCGGTGGATGTTGGAAGAGAAGGCGGCGACCATTATCCTGCCGGAGCGGCTCTTGAATATCTCCTCGAGGTTT from Deltaproteobacteria bacterium encodes the following:
- a CDS encoding ribonuclease J produces the protein MSETKGRKDALRIIALGGLGEIGLNMMAFEYGDTIIVVDCGLMFPEDYMLGIDIVIPDISYLRERSHKVKAFIITHGHEDHTGALPFVLREINAPIYATTLTLGLIEEKLDEFDLAGKVDFETVRPRDVVSIGPFTIEFIRVCHSIVDGVALAVTTPVGTVVHSGDFKLDQTPVDGEVMDYARFCEYGEKGVKLLLSDSTNVEREGYTLSERAIGANLEEIFKSRSGRIMVAAFSSNIHRVQQVLDTAQKFGRKVALSGRSMVANVRIARTLGYLKAPEGLIVDLKEIDTLPPQRVVLLMTGSQGEPMSALTRMAMNNHKQLKIREGDTVILSSKFIPGHEKAITNMMNHLFRRGADVIYEKVSEIHVSGHASQEELKIMMNLVKPEHFVPIHGEYRHLVRHCRLAAEVGIPKENILLAEDGDVIEVSEEGVRIAGKVDSGKVFVDGKGVGDVGDMVLRDRMHLSQDGMVLVVTAINEKTGDVIYGPDIVTRGLVFEQESADLLEEARGKVLEALENINVEAKTDSLEVKEEIRRALRRFFNKALERRPVILPVIIEI